One genomic segment of Helianthus annuus cultivar XRQ/B chromosome 14, HanXRQr2.0-SUNRISE, whole genome shotgun sequence includes these proteins:
- the LOC110906741 gene encoding probable receptor-like protein kinase At2g23200 has product MAAYNSTSSGGALEHLKIPLIDIEAATKKFTERYLGSGTYGKVYRAELELPVEEKSKGKISKKWRTVAIKCIREDKHGKEGFNAEIELLTSCKHANIVSLLGFCDEGPNMILVYEHASNRSLDNYLGSTDSSTNLTWVQRLKIGIDIARGLNYLHTRVEDEQRIIHRDIKSGNILLGKNWVAKIADFGLSRFHHTNQRESLYTENVAGTKEYLCPEYMKTGRLKRAIDIYSFGVVLFEILFGKLANDPVYVSEDENGIAYVARRHFEERTIHEMVDPKIMEEVDELTSTLHKGPNQDSLKVYLEIAYRCVAITQNDRPTAKDVLEELEKVLSSQVMVHAHIPARFLDSGEFPAKFSKFLQDSS; this is encoded by the exons ATGGCTGCCTACAACTCTACGTCTTCCG GGGGGGCCTTGGAACACTTAAAGATTCCACTCATTGATATAGAAGCGGCCACCAAGAAATTTACAGAAAGATACCTAGGGTCAGGCACATATGGTAAGGTGTACAGAGCAGAACTTGAGCTGCCAGTGGAAGAGAAAAGTAAAGGTAAAATTTCTAAGAAATGGAGAACCGTAGCTATAAAATGCATTAGAGAAGACAAGCATGGAAAAGAAGGGTTTAATGCAGAAATTGAATTGCTTACCAGTTGTAAGCATGCCAATATAGTCTCTCTTTTAGGATTTTGTGATGAAGGTCCAAATATGATACTTGTCTATGAGCATGCGTCTAACAGGAGTCTGGATAATTACTTGGGAAGCACTGATAGCTCGACTAATCTTACTTGGGTCCAACGTTTAAAGATTGGCATTGACATTGCACGTGGATTGAACTACCTGCACACCCGGGTAGAGGATGAACAAAGGATAATTCATCGCGACATAAAAAGCGGCAACATTTTGTTAGGCAAGAACTGGGTGGCGAAGATTGCCGACTTTGGGCTCTCGAGATTTCACCATACCAATCAACGTGAATCTCTCTATACAGAAAATGTTGCAGGCACAAAAGAGTATTTGTGTCCAGAATATATGAAGACAGGTAGGTTGAAAAGAGCAATAGATATTTACTCGTTTGGGGTGGTTTTATTTGAGATCCTATTTGGGAAGCTTGCCAATGATCCGGTTTACGTTTCGGAGGATGAAAACGGAATTGCATATGTTGCACGACGACACTTCGAAGAGAGAACAATACATGAGATGGTAGATCCTAAAATAATGGAAGAAGTAGATGAACTCACTTCCACGCTACATAAAGGACCCAATCAAGATTCTTTGAAAGTATATTTAGAAATTGCATATCGATGTGTTGCAATAACTCAAAACGACCGTCCTACAGCAAAAGACGTCCTTGAGGAACTTGAGAAAGTATTGTCATCTCAA gtgatggttcatGCGCATATTCCAGCGAGATTCCTAGATTCTGGagagtttccggccaaattctctaaattcttGCAAGATTCCAGCTAG